The DNA segment GGGCGCTGGAGCGGCTTTGCCAAAAAAGAGTGCGGCCTGCATACCGCGGAATGACTCTACATTGAATCACTTTATAAAAAAATCCCGGGACGAACGGCTCGCCTCGGGATTCTTATTGAATGTGATCATTTTCTATAATCAAGCCGCGCTTGCTTAATAAGCCGGATGCATTCCCGGTGGCGTCGGCGTTGGTCCCACACCCCAATGCGCCGCGGTGGCATTTCCTCGCTGGCCTAGCATGCGGACTTGTTGGCGATATTCCGCGGCCATGGCCCGCAAACGATCCGCGTCGGCGTACCGCTGCAGGTCTTCCATCCGTTCGGCCAATTGGTCCAACTGACGATATACAACCGTCAGTTCCGCGGCCTGACCGGGGTGTTCGCCACCGTTGGGATTCGCACTATACACGGGCTGAGTGCTATAGGTGAAGGTGGGAGGCGTGCCAAACACCGGTGCAGCAATATAAGTGGGGGGGAGAGGATCCAGCACCGGTGGGGTGGCATACGGCGCTGCCGCGGGAAATCGTGGCATGGCGGGTTGCGCCATTGTCTGCGGCGGTGCCGGAGGCAAGCAAGGTATTTCGGCAGTGCCCCCACCCATCATCGGCTGCGAATAAACCTGTTCCCCAGGCTGGCCTAATTGACTGGGGGCAAACGGCACAGGCGTGTTGCCATTCCGAAAGGGATCAAACGCCTGTGGTGGTTGAGGACCCCCCACAATCGCTGGGGAAGGTGCCACGGGGGGAGGACAACCATAGAGTGTATCCGGTAGATGCGTTCCACACCCACCACCAGGAACCGCGATCGGCTCCCCTGGCTCACTAGTGCAGTCTTCTTGTTCAAAGTAGACGCCACTAGAAATGCAAGTGCCGCTGGGACAGTTACCTGTTGCGCACTGCGAATTTGTCATGGCAGACTGGCGAGTCGTAAAGCCGCAAATGTCACTTTCTGTAAAAATTTCGGGCTGCGGAGACTGACTCTGCTGCACGCATTGCGCTGACGGGGTACAAGTCGCTTGCTGCGCACATAGGTTCTGCTGAGTACACTGGCCCTGCTGATGGCAATTCCCTTGCTGGGCACACTGACTCTGCTGTGTACAAGTGCCGCTGGCGGGGCATTGGCCGCACGCGACCCCTGGCGGACAAACACATTCCTGGCCAACTTCGCAGGTAACTTGCCGAATATCCGTTCGTCCGCTGCCCGGGCAGTCGTCATCGTGATCAGCAATCACGCCCAACAGTGCCGTCGAATTCGAAGAAGTTTTTTCGACCTGGGACATGCTCCCAGGTAGAATCAATTCCCCAGCCGGATGATCCGGGTGCAACAAAGGTGCCTGGGCGTAGATATCGTGCCGTAGCGCTCGGTGAATGGACTGCACCAGCGCGATATCCGTACCGGATAATTCCGCCGCCATTTCCGGCGGCACGGGCAGCTCTTGCGGGGCGCTGGTGGCCGTGATGGGATCACCGGCAGATGGCAACACGGCATTGGTGCTCAGCGGTGCCGTCGCGACGGGCGAGCTTTCCAAAAGGGGCGCGGGAATGGCGTGATCCAGGGGGATATTGTGATGCTGGGTGATTAGCAAGTCCCGTGGTCCATGCTCCGCAATCCAATTAGTTTCGGTAGACCAGGACCCCGCTTGCGGGTTGGCCGCGCAAGAAGGATCGGCACTGACACCGATAGCCGTTAGCGGGTCCACTTCCCCGATGCAACCCTCACAAGCGGCGATCATCCCGACACATTCCGTCGCGGCAATCGGCGCGGGACAGGGAAGGACCCCCAGTGGGCCAGGTATATCGGTCAACTCTGGCGGTGTGGCGGGACAAGCGGAGCATTCGCCAGCATTTTGGGCGACAAAAGGATTATGAATCACCGCGACTTGAGGGGGACAAGTTGCGGCTGGCGCGCACACAGTTGCCGCGGGACACCCGGGACACGTGGGAGTGGATAAACCAGCGGATGGGGTCCGAGTCACCTGTGCGCTATCAGGTTTCCAGGAAGCCGCCTCGCCCGTGACAAAGGGATTTTGTAAAGCGGGGTGCGTGATGTAGTCATTCCTCGCATGTCGAGAGGCATGGTTGGCAATCTGGGCATGCCGGTTACTTAGGCCGAACAATGACTCGGCCACGGTATCCCCCCAAGTTTGGCCCAGGTTTTCCCATGGGGAGTCATACAATCTTGAAGACCCATCCGCAAAAGATTCTACTATCCGGACAGCCCCAAGTTGTACAAGTCGGCTCATATTTGGGGGATTATGTTTTTCCTTGCCCGGCACCACAAACTTAATACTGATCGGAGTACTGTAAGGCGAAAATGCAAGGTAAGAGGCAAATGGTTTATCTTCCCACTCTTGTGCAGAGTCGCCAGGGACAGAGCTATAAACCACTGGCACGCGAGTCCACACCGGGACACTTTCCGCCAGGCTGATGCCCGGCCAGGTAAGTGCTTCTTCCGCCCGGGCAAATTCAGCCAGCAGCGAAAGCGTCACGCCCAGGATGAGACCCAACCTGCAACAACCGGCGGATATTTTTGCCATGACAGAGCCTCCTGCTCTAAGGCGCGTGGGCGTAAAGAACTTGCGACCGGAACGCGCGCGGAAAACTATTTCAAAAAGAAAACGGGCCAATCATAGCGACACGCGGCGATTGCCCCAACAGGGATTTTTTTGCGAAATCCCATGCTAGCAAATCATTTCGGCCACGAGTGGAGGAGTGGAGTAATGGAGAAGTGGAGCAGTGGAGGAGCAGCCTACCGTCTCCCTGCTTTCCTCCCTCTCCCGATAGCGACGTTCCCTTATGTAAAAAATTCCCATCGGGAGAGGGCCGGGGTGAGGGGACTGGAGAATTAGCTCAATAGAGTTTGGAGTAATAGATATGTGGAGTTTGACGAGCAACCGCCAGTTCCGCCGATATCATCGGCGGCTTTGTGTGGCTGCGCGCGGTAAACGTCGCCCGTCACACTAGTCCCGTCCGGCGGACGGGACCTACTGCCATCGGTGGCTTTGTGCCAATAAAAAAAGCACTCCAGCGGGGGCGCTGGAGTGCTTTACAAATAGACCGTTCAACTGCGTTCGGGAGTAGGGGGAAGAAGATCCGCAGGGGAAACAGGTCTATGATTCGCTGCTATGTTCTCAACTCTCTCGCATATCCAATTTGTCGGCTGGTCAGTCCCAAATGTGTCTCAACAAGAGAAAACCTCTAGTTCCTAACCGCCAACACAAGCAATATTACACAGGTGTATCAAAAAGCCAAGGGCTAACCTAGGCATTTTTGTACAATATCGTGTTAGTCTTTTATTAGCGACGTAAGACTATATTTTTCATGCACTTATGAATCTTTACAGAGACGGAAATTTTACTAAAAAGACCTTGGGGTCTCTTATCATTCCGCTGGAAAAGGATCTAAACTACCCAGTTTAACATAGATTTTTCGCGGCGCGACTTGGTCTGGACGGCCTTTAATTCAATTTCTCTGGGCTGCTTGGTGTTCCGTCAACGCTTGATTTTTCGATACGCGGTGGGAGCTGGCCGTCGGTTAAAAGGGTAAAAAAACCCATGCCAAACGCCCTGCGGGTGGTTTGACTAACGCCCCATCGATAGCTTTTGACCAAGCGTTCGTTCTGCTTTTAAAGGGGCTGACACGTTGACCAATTGCCCCATCGCAAGCTATTTTAGAGGGGACAGATTATTTTTCATTAGGTTTCGATCCTGCGCAATGAGGGTCTCATCCAGGATCACTTTTTTTAGGTATGAATTCCGCCATCGAGCTTTCCGCTGACACTCTTGTAGCACCCGTGGTCGAACCGGCCACTCCCTTGTTGTATCGGGACATGCCCCTTTCTCCGGCGATGCAAAAAGCCTTGGAGTATGCGGGCTATACCTCGCCCACACCGATTCAGGCTGGCCTCATTCCCGTGGCCCTGGCAGGGGGGGATGTCCTGGGCCAGGCCCGTACCGGGACCGGCAAGACCGCCGCCTTTGTGATACCCGTGCTGGAACGGATCAAAGGGGGGCAAAAACACCCTCCCGTGCAAGTGCTAATCCTCGTCCCCACGCGGGAATTGGCGGTACAGGTGAAGGACGAAGTGGAAAAGCTGTCGCATGGGCAACATATCCACTGTGTTCCCTTGTATGGCGGCAAACCGATCAAGGCGCAAATCACCAAGATGCAAAAAGGGTGCGAAGTCGTGGTGGGCACGCCGGGACGGGTGCTGGATCACCTGGGTCGGGGAACGCTGAAGCTGGATCAACTGACCACGGTCGTTCTGGACGAAGCGGATCGGATGTTGGACATTGGCTTTCGGCCCGATATTGAAAAAATCCTTAAACGCTGTCCCACCCAGCGACAAACGCTGCTCCTGAGCGCGACGGTCCCCCCGCCGGTCGAAAAACTGGCCAAGCGGTACATGATCGATCCGCAGGTGATGAATTTCTCGCCCAAGGATATTTCGCACGACACGATCGAGCAGTTTTACTTTACGGTGGACGCCGACCGCAAATTCGACCTGTTGTGCCGGCTGCTATTCCGGGAAAAGCCCCGCCAGGCGATCATTTTTTGCCGGACCAAGCGCGGCACGGACAAGGTATACACCAAGCTGGCCAAAAAATTGAAACACCAAGTCGGCTGCATTCATGGCGATCTGGGCCAGGGAGCCCGCGACCGCGTGATGGCCGGTTTTCGCGCGGGGACGGTGTTGGCCCTGGTGGCGACGGATGTCGTGGGACGGGGCATCGACGTGTCGGGGATTTCGCACATTATTAACTACGACGTCCCCGAATTTTGCGATGATTACGTTCATCGTGTGGGCCGGACGGGACGCATGGGACGGGAAGGGGTGGCCTACACATTTGTCACTCCGGAAGAAGGCCCCCAACTCACGCGGATCGAAGTGCGCATCAATAAGCAGTTGATCAGGGACGAGATCGAGGGCTTTGCCGCCGTCAGCCGCCCCCATGCCAGCCCGGTGCGTGGTAAAATTGTGGGGGATGGCTTTCCGTCTGGCGAGCCAGAGGAATCAAAAATTTCGGGCCCCGCCAATCAGGTGCGTAAAAAATACCGCCGCGCGCTTTAAAATCAGGCCCAGGCCGCCGGATCATTCTTTCCCCCGGGCGGATTTTTG comes from the Pirellulales bacterium genome and includes:
- a CDS encoding DEAD/DEAH box helicase, giving the protein MNSAIELSADTLVAPVVEPATPLLYRDMPLSPAMQKALEYAGYTSPTPIQAGLIPVALAGGDVLGQARTGTGKTAAFVIPVLERIKGGQKHPPVQVLILVPTRELAVQVKDEVEKLSHGQHIHCVPLYGGKPIKAQITKMQKGCEVVVGTPGRVLDHLGRGTLKLDQLTTVVLDEADRMLDIGFRPDIEKILKRCPTQRQTLLLSATVPPPVEKLAKRYMIDPQVMNFSPKDISHDTIEQFYFTVDADRKFDLLCRLLFREKPRQAIIFCRTKRGTDKVYTKLAKKLKHQVGCIHGDLGQGARDRVMAGFRAGTVLALVATDVVGRGIDVSGISHIINYDVPEFCDDYVHRVGRTGRMGREGVAYTFVTPEEGPQLTRIEVRINKQLIRDEIEGFAAVSRPHASPVRGKIVGDGFPSGEPEESKISGPANQVRKKYRRAL